In Segnochrobactrum spirostomi, the DNA window CTTCGTCGTCTGCAACGTCGCGAAGCTCGACATGTGGTCCGTGTCGCGCTGGCTCGTGCCCTACTGGATCGCGAGCGTCGTCTGCGTCGCCGGTCTGGTCGCCTTCCCGTCGCTCACCGAGTGGCTCCCCAAAATGTTCGGTCTGTGAAGATGCTGCATCTCGTCGGTGGGATTTCGAGCGGCGGGCGTGCGGTGCCCGACGTGGACGGCGAGCGCTTTCTCGTGGCGCGCGCCGAAGGCCCCTATGTCTTCGACGACAAGGGGCGGCGTTATGTCGATACGGCGCTCGGCTTCGGCGCCACCTTTCTGGGCCACACCGATCCGGTGGTGACGGCCGCCGTGCGGGAGGCGCTGGAGCGCGGCTCGATGCCGGCCTACGCCCACGCCCTGGAAGAGGAGGCCGCGGCGGCGCTCGCCGCCCACACCGGCGATCTCTCCAAGGTGATCTTCGTCAATTCCGGCAGCGAGGCGGTTCACCTCGCCTGCAAGACGGCGAGGGCCATCACCGGTCGGCGCCGCATCGTCAAGATGGCCGCGGGTTACGACGGCTGGTTCGAGGACGTCGCGTTCGGCAATGCCGGGTCCCGCGAAGCCGCCATGACGACCAACGCGCGGCCGGCGAAGGGCGATACGCTGCTCCTGCGCTTCAATGACCGCGCCGACGCGGACTTGCTGTTCGCCGACCACGACGACATCGCCGCGATCATTCTCGAACCGATGATGGCGAATGCCGGCTGCATCCTCGCCGAGCCCGGCTATCTCGAATTCGTCGCCGCGCTCGCCCGCCGCCACGGTGCCCTCGTCATCATGGACGAAGTGCTGATGGGCTTCCGCCTCCATGCCGGGCTCGCCTCGCACCATCTCGGCGTCGCGCCGGATCTCGCGACCGTGGGCAAGGCGATCGGCAACGGCATCGCTGTCGCCGCCTTGGTCGGCCGCCCCGACGTGATGGCGGCGTTCGAGGACGACCGCGTCCACCGCGCCGGCACCTACAACGGCAATCCGGTCGCCTGCGCCGCGGTGAAGGCCTCGATGTCCGTGCTCGACGGCGTGGAGTACGGCGCTCTCCACGCCGCGGGAGATCGCCTGCAGAGCGATGTCGTCGCCGGCTTCGCCGCGCAGGGTCTCGACGTCTGCACCAGCGGGTTCGGCACCGTGTTCACGATCTGGCCGGCGCCGATGGCGCCGAGGTCCTACGCTGAGGCGGAGCGCATCGGCGATCACGGCTTCGCCGCCCGGCTCCACGTCGCGCTCCGACGCGCCGGGCTGATGTCGATGATCGGCCGCTTCGGACGCCACTATCTGTCGGCAAGGCACGACGGCGAGGCGTTGCGGCTCGCCCGGGACGCCTTCCAGGCCGCGGCCCGCGAACTCGCCGCCGCCCCCGAGGCCATCGCCGCCCGCTGACGCGCGCGGTCGCCGGCGCGCACCAATGGAAGGAATTCGCGGATGAAGACGTCGATTGCGACGGTGTCGTTGAGCGGGGACCTTCCGGAGAAGCTGTCGGCGATCGCCCGGGCGGGGTTCGACGGGGTGGAGATCTTCGAGAACGACTTCCTCGCCTTCGACCTGTCGGCCCGCGAGGCCGGCAGGCTGGTGCGCGAGGAAGGCCTCGAGATCACCCTGTTCCAGCCCTTCCGCGATTTCGAGGGCCTGCCCGAGCCCCTGCGCGGGCGCGCCTTCGACCGCGCCAAGCGCAAGTTCGACCTCATGCAGGAGCTCGGCGCCGACCTCCTCCTCGTCTGCTCCAACGTCTCCCCCACGCCCTCGGCGGCATCGACCGCGCCGCCGACGATCTCGCCGCCCTCGGCGCGAGCGCCGCCCGCCGCGGCCTGCGCATCGGCTACGAGGCGCTCGCCTGGGGCCGCTTCGTCAACGACCACCGCGACGCCTGGGAGATCGTCCGCCGCGCCGACCATCCCGCCGTCGGCCTCATCCTCGACAGCTTCCACACCCTCGCCCGCGGCATCGACACCGCCTCGATCCGCGCCATCCCCGCCGACCGCCTCTTTCTCGTCCAGCTCGCCGACGCCCCCAAGCTCGCCCTCGACCTGCTCTCCTGGAGCCGCCACTTCCGCACCATGCCCGGACAGGGCGATCTCCCCGTCGCCGACTTCCTCGATGCCGTCCGCGCCACAGGCTACGACGGCGTCCTCTCCCTCGAGATCTTCAACGACCAGTTCCGCGCCGGCTCCGCCCGCGCCGTCGCCGTCGACGGCAAGCGCTCCCTGCTCACGCTCGCCGACCGCATCGGCCTCGCCGACATCACGGCGACCGCCAAGCGGGCCGCGCTGCCCCTGCCGCCGCGCAGCGCCGTCGAGCGCGTCGAATTCGTCGAATTCGCCCTCGACGAAGCCTCCGCGGCCGAGTTCCGCCGCCTCATCGCGAGCCTCGGCTTCCGCCGCACAGGCCGTCACCGCTCCAAGGAGGTCGAGGTCTGGACCCAGGGCGCCATCGCCCTCGTCGTCAATGCCGAGCGCGAGGGCTTCGCCCATTCCTTCTACATCACCCACGGCCCCGGCGTGTGCGCCTGGTGCCTCAAGGTGCCCGATGCCGAGGCGGCCGAGCGCCGCGCCCGCGGCCTCCTCGCCGCCCCCTTCCGCCAGGCCGTCGCCGCTGGCGAGATCGAGATGCCCGCCGTGCGCGGCGTCGGCGGCAGCCTGATCTATTTCGTCGACGACACCGAGCGCGCCCGCTGGCGGGAGGTCGATTTCGATCCCGTCGATCCGGCGGACCAAGCGGTACTCGACCAAGAGGTACCGGACCAAGAGACCCCGGCCGACGCCGGCCTCGTCGGCGTCGACCATCTCTCCCAGTCCATGGACTACGACGAGATGCTGTCGTGGCTCCTCTATTATTCCGCGATCCTCGACGTCGAGAAGACGCCGGGGCAGGACGTCGCCGATCCGGGCGGGCTGACGCGCAGCCAGGTCGTCGCCACCCGCGACGGCGCCCTGCGCGTCGTCCTCAACGCCTCCCAGAGCCGCCGCACCCTCTCCGGCCGCTTCCTCAGCGAATTCTTCGGCTCCGGCACCCAGCACATCGCGCTCGCGACCCGCGACATCTTCGCGACCGCCGCCGCCCTGACGGCCCGCGGCCTCGCGCCGCTGCCGATCCCCGAGAACTATTACGAGGACCTGATCGCCCGCTTCGCCCTCGACGACGACCTCGTCGACCGGCTGCGCGCCGGCCGCATCCTCTACGACCGCGACGCCGCCGGCGGCGAATATTTCCAGATCTACACCCGCACCTTCGCCGACCGCTTCTTCTTCGAGATCGTCGAACGCCGCGCCTACGACGCCTACGGCGCCCCCAACGCCCCCATCCGCCTCGCCGCCCAAGCCAGACTCGCCAAACCCGTCGCAGGGTGAAACGAAGACGGGGCCGGGCGGGGACCCGCGCCGCAGGTCAATCCACCCCGCCGCCTTCAGCAACGATCAGCCGGGTGCCGGCGGCCTCCAGGGCGGCGCGGAGGTCGGGGGGGGATCGGCGTCGGTCACGAAGGCGGCGACCTTCTCGAAGGTCGCGACGTTGACGAAGGCGTGGCGGCCGAACTTGCCGGAATCGGCGACCACGATGGTGCGCCGTGCAGCCTCGACCATGGCGGTCATCATCACGGCTTCGGCGAGATGGCTCGTCCAGCATCCCGCCGCATCGACACCGCCCACGCCGATGATCGCGGTGTCGGCCGCGATCGGGCCGGTGCCGACGAAGCTCACGGGGCCGAGGGTGACCTGGGCGCCGCTGCGGATCTCGCCGCCGATCAGATAGAGGTTGCGGAGCGCCCCCTCGGGAATCGCCGTCGGCAAGCCGAGATTATTGGTGACGATGGTGAGGCGGCGGCGGTGCTCGAGCGCGGCCGCGACGGCGATGGTCGTCGATCCGCCGTTGATCAGAAGCGTCTCGCCGTCGCCGATCAGGGCCGCCGTGGCGCGGCCGATGCGGGTTTTTGCGCCGTGCCGCGCCTTCATGCGGAGATCGAACGGGGTGTCGGCCGTGGCGAGCTGCGGCGCCGGCAGGGCGCCGCCGTGGATGCGGCTGACGAGCCCCTGGTCGGCCAGAATGTCAAGATCGCGGCGGACCGTATCCGCGGACACGTCGAACCGGGCGCAAATCTCCGCCACCGTGATCTGGCCGTTCTGCAGCAGAATGCGGAGGATATCCGCACGCCGGCGTGCCGGCAAAGTCGCATCCGGACTGTCGCGTTCTGCGCTGCTGTTTTCCACGCTGCTCATGGGCCTGCATCCCTCCAGGCTGCACCATCTCGGTGCGTTCGACCCATAGCATGCGGTCTGCCGTACGGCAAAGCCGCATAAACATGCACTAAGTCGCCCTGCATTGCGCTTGACGTTTCGGCATTATGCTGGTTTCCTGAGCCCGCTCATGAGAGAAGTTTCGCCAAAAGACGAAACCCAAGAGCGATAGGGAGAGACCGCATGAAAGTCCGCCTGGAGGGTGGGCGCGAGGGTGATCGCACGGCGATCACGCTCGGCCGTCGTGCTTTTCTGCAATTGTCCGGCCTCGCCGCGGGCGCGGCCCTGGCCGCCCCGGCCATCCTCAAATCGACCACGATCGCCAACGCCGCCGACCGCACACCAATCACCTTCGCGAGTGCCAAATTCTTCGGCAATCGCACCGTCGCGGAGATGGTGGACGTCTTCAACCAGTCGCAAAGCCGCATCCTCGTGAAATATGACGAGCTGCCGCCGCCGAGCGCGTCGACCGAGGTGCATCAGGGCCTCGTCCAGCGGCTCGCCAAGAAGGACGGCGCGCCGGACGTCTTCACCCAGGACGTCGTGTGGATCGCCGAGTTCGCCGGCGCCGGTTGGGCGCTTCCGCTCGACCAATATGTCAGCGCCGAGGAGGCAGCCGCCTATTTCCCCGGCGTGCTCGCCGCCTGCAAATGGAACGGCAAGCTCTCCGCCCTGCCCTGGTATGTCGACAGCGGCATGCTCTATTACCGCAAGGATCTGCTCGAAGCCGCGGGGGCCGCGGTGCCGCAGACCTGGGACGATCTCGTCAAGACCGCGACGGAGATTCAGAAGGCCGGCAAGGCGAAGATCGGATTTTCCTGGCAGGGCAAGCAGGCCGAGGTCCTGATCTGCGACCTCGTCGAGTTCGTCACCTCCCATGGCGGGTCAATCCTCGCCGCGAACGGCAAGACGGTCGAGATTGCGGAGCCGAACGCGGTCGCCGCCGTGCAGTTCATGTACGACACGATCGCCAAGTACAGGATCAGCCCGACCGACGTGCGGAGCTGGGACGAAGAGCCGTCGCGCGCGCCCTTCACCGCCGGCGACGCGGTGTTCCTGCGCAATTGGTCCTATGTTTACCCGATCGCTCAGGATCCGAAGGCGTCTTCGGTGGACGGCAAGGTCGGCGTGGCGCCGCTGCCGCATTTCGCCGGCGGCAAAAGCGCGGCCTGTCTCGGCGGCTACCAATATGGCGTCAACGCGACGACACGCCACCGCGAGGCGGCGATCGAGTTCCTCAAGTGGCTTTCGAGCCCCGCGACGCAGCTTCTGTTCGCCACCGAACTCGGCCTCGCCCCGAGCCGTCCCGCGGTCTTCGACAGCCCCGAGCTCGGCAAGGCGCAGCCCTTCATGCAGACGCTGAAGCCGGTGTTCGTCGGCGCGACGCCGCGGCCCGTGACGCCGAAATATTCGCAGGTCTCGCTCGCCCTCCAGTCCGCCGTGTCGCGGGCGATCACCAACGGTGACGTCGAAGCCGAGCTGAAGCGCGCCAAGGCGAACCTCGAAAGGATCGTCGGAAAATGAGCACGCTCTCCGCCGCGCGGCTGGTGTCCAGCCGCGGACGGAGGGTCGAGACGAAGCGGAGGAGCCGGTCCACGTCGCTCGCTCCTCTGCTTTTCCTCGCACCGGCGGTGATCACCCTCGCCGCGGTCTCCGTCTTCCCCGTGATCGACGGGCTTCGCCTCTCGTTCCGCGACACGATGCTGTCGACGCAGGAGGACGCGTTCGTCGGATCGTCGAACTATGCCCGCCTCGCCGGCGACGA includes these proteins:
- a CDS encoding aminotransferase class III-fold pyridoxal phosphate-dependent enzyme, with product MLHLVGGISSGGRAVPDVDGERFLVARAEGPYVFDDKGRRYVDTALGFGATFLGHTDPVVTAAVREALERGSMPAYAHALEEEAAAALAAHTGDLSKVIFVNSGSEAVHLACKTARAITGRRRIVKMAAGYDGWFEDVAFGNAGSREAAMTTNARPAKGDTLLLRFNDRADADLLFADHDDIAAIILEPMMANAGCILAEPGYLEFVAALARRHGALVIMDEVLMGFRLHAGLASHHLGVAPDLATVGKAIGNGIAVAALVGRPDVMAAFEDDRVHRAGTYNGNPVACAAVKASMSVLDGVEYGALHAAGDRLQSDVVAGFAAQGLDVCTSGFGTVFTIWPAPMAPRSYAEAERIGDHGFAARLHVALRRAGLMSMIGRFGRHYLSARHDGEALRLARDAFQAAARELAAAPEAIAAR
- a CDS encoding ABC transporter substrate-binding protein, with the translated sequence MKVRLEGGREGDRTAITLGRRAFLQLSGLAAGAALAAPAILKSTTIANAADRTPITFASAKFFGNRTVAEMVDVFNQSQSRILVKYDELPPPSASTEVHQGLVQRLAKKDGAPDVFTQDVVWIAEFAGAGWALPLDQYVSAEEAAAYFPGVLAACKWNGKLSALPWYVDSGMLYYRKDLLEAAGAAVPQTWDDLVKTATEIQKAGKAKIGFSWQGKQAEVLICDLVEFVTSHGGSILAANGKTVEIAEPNAVAAVQFMYDTIAKYRISPTDVRSWDEEPSRAPFTAGDAVFLRNWSYVYPIAQDPKASSVDGKVGVAPLPHFAGGKSAACLGGYQYGVNATTRHREAAIEFLKWLSSPATQLLFATELGLAPSRPAVFDSPELGKAQPFMQTLKPVFVGATPRPVTPKYSQVSLALQSAVSRAITNGDVEAELKRAKANLERIVGK
- a CDS encoding DeoR/GlpR family DNA-binding transcription regulator; protein product: MSSVENSSAERDSPDATLPARRRADILRILLQNGQITVAEICARFDVSADTVRRDLDILADQGLVSRIHGGALPAPQLATADTPFDLRMKARHGAKTRIGRATAALIGDGETLLINGGSTTIAVAAALEHRRRLTIVTNNLGLPTAIPEGALRNLYLIGGEIRSGAQVTLGPVSFVGTGPIAADTAIIGVGGVDAAGCWTSHLAEAVMMTAMVEAARRTIVVADSGKFGRHAFVNVATFEKVAAFVTDADPPPTSAPPWRPPAPG
- a CDS encoding 4-hydroxyphenylpyruvate dioxygenase family protein, with translation MASLGFRRTGRHRSKEVEVWTQGAIALVVNAEREGFAHSFYITHGPGVCAWCLKVPDAEAAERRARGLLAAPFRQAVAAGEIEMPAVRGVGGSLIYFVDDTERARWREVDFDPVDPADQAVLDQEVPDQETPADAGLVGVDHLSQSMDYDEMLSWLLYYSAILDVEKTPGQDVADPGGLTRSQVVATRDGALRVVLNASQSRRTLSGRFLSEFFGSGTQHIALATRDIFATAAALTARGLAPLPIPENYYEDLIARFALDDDLVDRLRAGRILYDRDAAGGEYFQIYTRTFADRFFFEIVERRAYDAYGAPNAPIRLAAQARLAKPVAG